Proteins from one Neodiprion fabricii isolate iyNeoFabr1 chromosome 5, iyNeoFabr1.1, whole genome shotgun sequence genomic window:
- the LOC124182375 gene encoding tyrosine-protein phosphatase 69D isoform X2, with the protein MLRSQAPTMKISSLFVCFLLAYTSSENPVNNSNSSDLKNESQETASPINITVSQPEEYIEAGTTPSLTCKSKVQGYVWWTKDGGNLTLPINSSDESLWQIKKASGNDTGNYTCVAQTLAGNLHNETRYIRVVERAKIMGGHPVRVKTGEPAVLSCYIEGYPLSNFTWMKISGDEISKNMPTQDFEWNGIYREMIVNFTKVSSKHNGTYECSAKGAEPDNYVKNQTSLTVTDVPQVYINTVKAVGAHRVFLNWTINDRNDPVKEYTIQYKKSDAKEWHFNREPIDGSKTSYVLTNLDNNTDYEFKIEATNTIGRSPPNYYEDSVRTLEQDPVFVPNVVYQGVTSDSIQITWDQPGKELQDHFHYYKLISICLTDNRKKEACLWNQTNKYVFSDLVPRTNYTFSVVACNSYTNECGNWSTPLQVETDDGVPSPPQNVSVICEYSNTSNSGNVYVTWAFPVEPNGVITRFSVQLNSSACYKNDSGIMGCENVEVTPVNIDVKKNMTKKFEGLLPNTNYTVSVNAETKLGKIRPGKFTIDNCSMPIAVPSKDNMNKVASWKKIDIGDQHLFQLKLRRISERNGPICCYRIFVVKLAPNQKVRDLIEPRNLDVDTYQKVYTSRSGGVYLADMFDSDSISTTIFIGDDKISDENKNCHYCVGLKPKTFQSVLNLANQPPSTDTENITSQTVDPAVSDASTGLRRRRENNPYTSINYNGETYLPEDGPLDKESNYTAFIEIIVNGSEPGQFLPAYSNYLNPHVVGSYYPVPDSPEDLGLMMQICVAVLIIVIIILMGMCVLHKYLKHARQGGEEIISLRNSFRTLRGRHQLVASNPPDMPPISRADLLQAYIDRHRDSDYGFQHEFELLPDRFADRTTRASEARENLYKNRYPDIKCYDQTRVRLVQVDGICGSDYINANFVLGYKERKKFICAQGPMENTVCDYWRMIWEQHLELVLMLTNLEEYSKTKCAKYWPDKSESRSFGDITVEHVRERPYSDYVVRELKMTRTGERDSRIIIQYHFLVWKDFMAPEHPHAILRFIKRVNEAYSLEKGPILVHCSAGVGRTGTLVALDSLLQQLADEGQVSIFNTVCDLRHQRNFLVQSLKQYIFVYRALMEMAQFGDTEIPAAQLKNHVEKLRQRDNGKDKTKMEEEYDKISSMLEDRKSFSVGGGDENRIKNRNDLVIPYDRNRVILTPVPGREHSTYINASFIEGYDNSESFIITQDPLESTIPDFWRMISEQCASTIVMLSDLSDGPRKCPRYWSDDEVAYDHIKVRYIQSESCPYYTRRELCIINEKTDENMIVTQYHYHGWPTVEGEVPEVTRGLIELVDQTISNDVESGGPLVVHCHCGSDRSSMFVALSILVQQLRTERRVDIFTTTKKLRSQRHGMIGSFAQYEFLHRAIVNYSDLHNLGEDEAAS; encoded by the exons ATGTTACGAAGCCAAGCCCCGACAATGAAGATATCCTCCCTCTTCGTTTGTTTCCTATTAGCTTACACCAGCTCCGAAAATCCTG tcaACAATTCGAACTCTTCAGACTTAAAAAATGAATCTCAGGAAACGGCATCACCGATTAATATAACGGTCTCTCAACCAGAGGAGTACATAGAAGCAGGAACAACGCCCTCCTTGACTTGCAAATCAAAGGTGCAGGGATACGTTTGGTGGACAAAGGATGGAGGAAACTTGACATTGCCGATAAATTCATCGGACGAAAGCTTGTGGCAAATCAAAAAGGCCAGCGGAAACGATACTGGAAATTACACATGTGTCGCTCAAACTCTGGCAGGGAATCTTCACAATGAGACGAGATACATAAGAGTAGTAG AGCGTGCCAAGATAATGGGAGGGCATCCGGTACGTGTTAAAACAGGCGAACCGGCAGTACTTTCGTGCTACATCGAAGGATATCCACTGTCAAATTTTACTTGGATGAAGATCAGCGGCGATGAGATAAGCAAGAACATGCCCACCCAGGATTTCGAGTGGAATGGAATATACCGTGAAATGATCGTTAACTTCACCAAAGTTAGCTCGAAACATAACGGTACTTACGAGTGCAGTGCAAAAGGCGCTGAACCGGATAATTATGTTAAGAATCAGACATCGCTGACGGTGACCGATGTTCCCCAAGTCTATATCAACACTGTAAAAGCAGTTGGGGCACACAGAGTGTTTTTGAATTGGACCATAAACGACCGTAACGATCCTGTGAAAGAATATACAATTCAATACAAAAAAAGTGACGCGAAAGAGTGGCATTTTAACAGGGAGCCTATCGACGGCAGTAAGACTAGCTATGTTCTTACAAATCTAGATAACAACACTGACTATGAGTTCAAGATTGAAGCCACTAATACGATTGGCCGCTCACCTCCAAACTATTATGAAGACTCGGTTAGAACATTGGAACAAG ATCCTGTATTCGTTCCGAATGTCGTGTACCAGGGGGTAACCTCTGATTCTATACAGATTACGTGGGATCAGCCCGGAAAAGAGTTGCAAGACCATTTCCATTACTACAAACTGATTTCAATTTGTCTAACTGATAATCGCAAAAAAGAAGCATGTTTATGGAATCAAACGAATAAGTATGTTTTTTCAGACCTTGTTCCTAGGACTAATTACACATTTTCGGTTGTCGCCTGCAACTCGTACACAAATGAATGTGGGAACTGGAGTACCCCACTGCAAGTTGAGACGGATGACGGAG tacCTAGTCCACCACAGAACGTCTCTGTGATCTGCGAATATAGCAACACGAGTAATTCAGGTAACGTTTACGTAACGTGGGCGTTTCCAGTCGAACCAAATGGCGTGATAACACGATTCAGTGTACAACTTAACAGCTCAGCTTGCTATAAAAACGATTCAGGCATTATGGGTTGTGAAAATGTCGAAGTAACTCCCGTGAACATAGATGTGAAGAAGAATATGACAAAGAAATTTGAGGGCCTCTTACCAAATACTAATTACACG GTTTCTGTGAACGCTGAAACCAAACTTGGCAAAATTCGGCCAGGCAAATTCACCATCGATAATTGTTCAATGCCCATAGCAGTTCCGAGCAAAGATAACATGAACAAGGTGGCAAGttggaagaaaattgatatcggTGACCAACACTTGTTCCAGCTAAAATTGCGAAGAATATCTGAGCGTAACGGGCCGATATGCTGCTACAGAATATTTGTTGTTAAGCTTGCTCCTAATCAGAAAGTCAGAGATTTGATTGAACCGAGAAACCTCGATGTCGATACCTATCAAAAAGTCTACACGTCTCGTTCGGGCGGCGTTTATCTGGCCGACATGTTCGATTCGGACAGTATATCGACGACAATTTTTATCGGTGACGAtaaaatttcagatgaaaacAAGAATTGCCATTATTGCGTTGGACTGAAGCCGAAAACCTTTCAGTCTGTATTGAATCTAGCCAATCAGCCGCCGTCTActgatactgaaaatattacaaGCCAAACGGTGGATCCTGCGGTAAGCGACGCGTCGACAGGTTTacggagaagaagagagaataATCCGTATACAAGCATTAATTACAACGGAGAAACGTATCTACCCGAGGACGGTCCCTTGGACAAGGAATCAAATTATACTGCGTTTATCGAAATTATAG TTAATGGTAGTGAACCTGGACAATTTTTACCCGCCTACAGCAACTACCTGAATCCACATGTAGTTGGATCGTATTATCCGGTACCGGACTCGCCGGAGGACCTTGGACTGATGATGCAAATTTGCGTCGCTGTATTGataattgttatcattattctaATGGGCATGTGTGTACttcacaaatatttgaaacacgCGCGTCAAGGCGGAGAGGAAATAATCAGTCTGAGAAACAGTTTCAG AACCCTAAGAGGAAGGCACCAGCTCGTAGCGTCAAATCCACCGGACATGCCACCGATATCACGAGCCGATCTTCTCCAGGCCTACATAGACCGCCACCGTGATTCGGACTATGGTTTTCAGCACGAATTTGAGCTGCTTCCAGACAGGTTCGCAGACCGTACAACGCGGGCTTCGGAGGCTCGTGAGAACCTGTACAAAAACCGCTATCCGGACATAAAGTGCTACGACCAAACGCGGGTGCGTTTGGTGCAGGTTGATGGTATCTGCGGGTCAGATTACATTAACGCGAACTTTGTACTCGGCTACAAAGAGCGAAAGAAGTTCATCTGTGCCCAGGGGCCGATGGAAAACACCGTTTGCGACTACTGGAGAATGATATGGGAGCAGCATCTGGAGCTCGTGCTGATGCTGACGAATCTCGAGGAGTACTCGAAGACAAAGTGCGCTAAGTACTGGCCTGACAAAAGCGAGTCAAGAAGCTTCGGTGACATCACCGTCGAACACGTCAGGGAGAGACCGTATTCCGACTACGTCGTgagagaattgaaaatgacgCGGACGGGGGAAAGAGATTCGAGGATAATCATTCAGTACCACTTTTTGGTGTGGAAAGATTTCATGGCACCTGAACACCCACATGCCATTCTCAGGTTCATCAAGAGGGTCAACGAGGCTTATTCTCTGGAAAAGGGTCCAATCCTGGTACACTGCAGTGCTGGCGTTGGGAGGACCGGGACTCTCGTTGCATTGGACTCGCTGCTGCAACAGCTCGCCGACGAGGGACAAGTGTCGATATTCAACACTGTCTGCGACCTTAGACATCAAAGGAACTTCTTGGTGCAGTCCCTTAAACAGTACATATTCGTCTATCGGGCGCTTATGGAGATGGCACAGTTCGGCGACACTGAAATACCTGCTGCCCAGCTCAAAAATCATGTTGAAAAACTTCGACAGCGAGACAATGGCAAGGATAAAACAAAGATGGAGGAGGAATACGAT aaaataagcTCCATGCTGGAAGATAGAAAATCGTTTTCTGTCGGCGGCGGTGATGAGAATAGAATAAAGAACAGAAACGACCTCGTCATACCATATGACAGAAATCGCGTTATACTGACGCCGGTACCAGGACGCGAACATAGCACGTATATAAACGCTTCGTTCATTGAGGGATACGACAATTCTGAGTCATTTATTATAACTCAGGATCCGCTAGAATCTACAATACCAGATTTCTGGCGAATGATTTCCGAACAATGCGCATCGACGATAGTCATGCTCTCCGAT CTCAGCGACGGACCCCGCAAATGTCCACGATACTGGTCCGACGATGAGGTGGCGTACGATCACATAAAGGTGAGGTACATACAGAGCGAGAGTTGTCCGTACTACACAAGACGAGAGCTTTgtataattaatgaaaaaacgGACGAGAATATGATCGTGACGCAGTACCATTACCATGGATGGCCCACCGTCGAAGGGGAGGTACCCGAAGTCACGAGAGGCTTGATCGAATTGGTTGATCAGACAATATCTAATGATGTAGAATCCGGAGGTCCATTGGTCGTTCATTGCCACTGCGGATCGGACAGAAGCTCGATGTTTGTCGCCCTTAGCATTTTAGTACAACAATTACGAACGGAACGAAGGGTGGACATTTTTACAACGACAAAAAAGCTCCGCTCTCAGAGACACGGAATGATCGGCTCATTT GCTCAGTACGAGTTCCTGCATCGAGCAATCGTCAACTACTCGGACCTTCACAATCTGGGGGAAGACGAGGCAGCATCTTAA
- the LOC124182375 gene encoding tyrosine-protein phosphatase 69D isoform X1, translating into MLRSQAPTMKISSLFVCFLLAYTSSENPVNNSNSSDLKNESQETASPINITVSQPEEYIEAGTTPSLTCKSKVQGYVWWTKDGGNLTLPINSSDESLWQIKKASGNDTGNYTCVAQTLAGNLHNETRYIRVVERAKIMGGHPVRVKTGEPAVLSCYIEGYPLSNFTWMKISGDEISKNMPTQDFEWNGIYREMIVNFTKVSSKHNGTYECSAKGAEPDNYVKNQTSLTVTDVPQVYINTVKAVGAHRVFLNWTINDRNDPVKEYTIQYKKSDAKEWHFNREPIDGSKTSYVLTNLDNNTDYEFKIEATNTIGRSPPNYYEDSVRTLEQDPVFVPNVVYQGVTSDSIQITWDQPGKELQDHFHYYKLISICLTDNRKKEACLWNQTNKYVFSDLVPRTNYTFSVVACNSYTNECGNWSTPLQVETDDGVPSPPQNVSVICEYSNTSNSGNVYVTWAFPVEPNGVITRFSVQLNSSACYKNDSGIMGCENVEVTPVNIDVKKNMTKKFEGLLPNTNYTVSVNAETKLGKIRPGKFTIDNCSMPIAVPSKDNMNKVASWKKIDIGDQHLFQLKLRRISERNGPICCYRIFVVKLAPNQKVRDLIEPRNLDVDTYQKVYTSRSGGVYLADMFDSDSISTTIFIGDDKISDENKNCHYCVGLKPKTFQSVLNLANQPPSTDTENITSQTVDPAVSDASTGLRRRRENNPYTSINYNGETYLPEDGPLDKESNYTAFIEIIVNGSEPGQFLPAYSNYLNPHVVGSYYPVPDSPEDLGLMMQICVAVLIIVIIILMGMCVLHKYLKHARQGGEEIISLRNSFRHLCRTLRGRHQLVASNPPDMPPISRADLLQAYIDRHRDSDYGFQHEFELLPDRFADRTTRASEARENLYKNRYPDIKCYDQTRVRLVQVDGICGSDYINANFVLGYKERKKFICAQGPMENTVCDYWRMIWEQHLELVLMLTNLEEYSKTKCAKYWPDKSESRSFGDITVEHVRERPYSDYVVRELKMTRTGERDSRIIIQYHFLVWKDFMAPEHPHAILRFIKRVNEAYSLEKGPILVHCSAGVGRTGTLVALDSLLQQLADEGQVSIFNTVCDLRHQRNFLVQSLKQYIFVYRALMEMAQFGDTEIPAAQLKNHVEKLRQRDNGKDKTKMEEEYDKISSMLEDRKSFSVGGGDENRIKNRNDLVIPYDRNRVILTPVPGREHSTYINASFIEGYDNSESFIITQDPLESTIPDFWRMISEQCASTIVMLSDLSDGPRKCPRYWSDDEVAYDHIKVRYIQSESCPYYTRRELCIINEKTDENMIVTQYHYHGWPTVEGEVPEVTRGLIELVDQTISNDVESGGPLVVHCHCGSDRSSMFVALSILVQQLRTERRVDIFTTTKKLRSQRHGMIGSFAQYEFLHRAIVNYSDLHNLGEDEAAS; encoded by the exons ATGTTACGAAGCCAAGCCCCGACAATGAAGATATCCTCCCTCTTCGTTTGTTTCCTATTAGCTTACACCAGCTCCGAAAATCCTG tcaACAATTCGAACTCTTCAGACTTAAAAAATGAATCTCAGGAAACGGCATCACCGATTAATATAACGGTCTCTCAACCAGAGGAGTACATAGAAGCAGGAACAACGCCCTCCTTGACTTGCAAATCAAAGGTGCAGGGATACGTTTGGTGGACAAAGGATGGAGGAAACTTGACATTGCCGATAAATTCATCGGACGAAAGCTTGTGGCAAATCAAAAAGGCCAGCGGAAACGATACTGGAAATTACACATGTGTCGCTCAAACTCTGGCAGGGAATCTTCACAATGAGACGAGATACATAAGAGTAGTAG AGCGTGCCAAGATAATGGGAGGGCATCCGGTACGTGTTAAAACAGGCGAACCGGCAGTACTTTCGTGCTACATCGAAGGATATCCACTGTCAAATTTTACTTGGATGAAGATCAGCGGCGATGAGATAAGCAAGAACATGCCCACCCAGGATTTCGAGTGGAATGGAATATACCGTGAAATGATCGTTAACTTCACCAAAGTTAGCTCGAAACATAACGGTACTTACGAGTGCAGTGCAAAAGGCGCTGAACCGGATAATTATGTTAAGAATCAGACATCGCTGACGGTGACCGATGTTCCCCAAGTCTATATCAACACTGTAAAAGCAGTTGGGGCACACAGAGTGTTTTTGAATTGGACCATAAACGACCGTAACGATCCTGTGAAAGAATATACAATTCAATACAAAAAAAGTGACGCGAAAGAGTGGCATTTTAACAGGGAGCCTATCGACGGCAGTAAGACTAGCTATGTTCTTACAAATCTAGATAACAACACTGACTATGAGTTCAAGATTGAAGCCACTAATACGATTGGCCGCTCACCTCCAAACTATTATGAAGACTCGGTTAGAACATTGGAACAAG ATCCTGTATTCGTTCCGAATGTCGTGTACCAGGGGGTAACCTCTGATTCTATACAGATTACGTGGGATCAGCCCGGAAAAGAGTTGCAAGACCATTTCCATTACTACAAACTGATTTCAATTTGTCTAACTGATAATCGCAAAAAAGAAGCATGTTTATGGAATCAAACGAATAAGTATGTTTTTTCAGACCTTGTTCCTAGGACTAATTACACATTTTCGGTTGTCGCCTGCAACTCGTACACAAATGAATGTGGGAACTGGAGTACCCCACTGCAAGTTGAGACGGATGACGGAG tacCTAGTCCACCACAGAACGTCTCTGTGATCTGCGAATATAGCAACACGAGTAATTCAGGTAACGTTTACGTAACGTGGGCGTTTCCAGTCGAACCAAATGGCGTGATAACACGATTCAGTGTACAACTTAACAGCTCAGCTTGCTATAAAAACGATTCAGGCATTATGGGTTGTGAAAATGTCGAAGTAACTCCCGTGAACATAGATGTGAAGAAGAATATGACAAAGAAATTTGAGGGCCTCTTACCAAATACTAATTACACG GTTTCTGTGAACGCTGAAACCAAACTTGGCAAAATTCGGCCAGGCAAATTCACCATCGATAATTGTTCAATGCCCATAGCAGTTCCGAGCAAAGATAACATGAACAAGGTGGCAAGttggaagaaaattgatatcggTGACCAACACTTGTTCCAGCTAAAATTGCGAAGAATATCTGAGCGTAACGGGCCGATATGCTGCTACAGAATATTTGTTGTTAAGCTTGCTCCTAATCAGAAAGTCAGAGATTTGATTGAACCGAGAAACCTCGATGTCGATACCTATCAAAAAGTCTACACGTCTCGTTCGGGCGGCGTTTATCTGGCCGACATGTTCGATTCGGACAGTATATCGACGACAATTTTTATCGGTGACGAtaaaatttcagatgaaaacAAGAATTGCCATTATTGCGTTGGACTGAAGCCGAAAACCTTTCAGTCTGTATTGAATCTAGCCAATCAGCCGCCGTCTActgatactgaaaatattacaaGCCAAACGGTGGATCCTGCGGTAAGCGACGCGTCGACAGGTTTacggagaagaagagagaataATCCGTATACAAGCATTAATTACAACGGAGAAACGTATCTACCCGAGGACGGTCCCTTGGACAAGGAATCAAATTATACTGCGTTTATCGAAATTATAG TTAATGGTAGTGAACCTGGACAATTTTTACCCGCCTACAGCAACTACCTGAATCCACATGTAGTTGGATCGTATTATCCGGTACCGGACTCGCCGGAGGACCTTGGACTGATGATGCAAATTTGCGTCGCTGTATTGataattgttatcattattctaATGGGCATGTGTGTACttcacaaatatttgaaacacgCGCGTCAAGGCGGAGAGGAAATAATCAGTCTGAGAAACAGTTTCAG GCATCTATGCAGAACCCTAAGAGGAAGGCACCAGCTCGTAGCGTCAAATCCACCGGACATGCCACCGATATCACGAGCCGATCTTCTCCAGGCCTACATAGACCGCCACCGTGATTCGGACTATGGTTTTCAGCACGAATTTGAGCTGCTTCCAGACAGGTTCGCAGACCGTACAACGCGGGCTTCGGAGGCTCGTGAGAACCTGTACAAAAACCGCTATCCGGACATAAAGTGCTACGACCAAACGCGGGTGCGTTTGGTGCAGGTTGATGGTATCTGCGGGTCAGATTACATTAACGCGAACTTTGTACTCGGCTACAAAGAGCGAAAGAAGTTCATCTGTGCCCAGGGGCCGATGGAAAACACCGTTTGCGACTACTGGAGAATGATATGGGAGCAGCATCTGGAGCTCGTGCTGATGCTGACGAATCTCGAGGAGTACTCGAAGACAAAGTGCGCTAAGTACTGGCCTGACAAAAGCGAGTCAAGAAGCTTCGGTGACATCACCGTCGAACACGTCAGGGAGAGACCGTATTCCGACTACGTCGTgagagaattgaaaatgacgCGGACGGGGGAAAGAGATTCGAGGATAATCATTCAGTACCACTTTTTGGTGTGGAAAGATTTCATGGCACCTGAACACCCACATGCCATTCTCAGGTTCATCAAGAGGGTCAACGAGGCTTATTCTCTGGAAAAGGGTCCAATCCTGGTACACTGCAGTGCTGGCGTTGGGAGGACCGGGACTCTCGTTGCATTGGACTCGCTGCTGCAACAGCTCGCCGACGAGGGACAAGTGTCGATATTCAACACTGTCTGCGACCTTAGACATCAAAGGAACTTCTTGGTGCAGTCCCTTAAACAGTACATATTCGTCTATCGGGCGCTTATGGAGATGGCACAGTTCGGCGACACTGAAATACCTGCTGCCCAGCTCAAAAATCATGTTGAAAAACTTCGACAGCGAGACAATGGCAAGGATAAAACAAAGATGGAGGAGGAATACGAT aaaataagcTCCATGCTGGAAGATAGAAAATCGTTTTCTGTCGGCGGCGGTGATGAGAATAGAATAAAGAACAGAAACGACCTCGTCATACCATATGACAGAAATCGCGTTATACTGACGCCGGTACCAGGACGCGAACATAGCACGTATATAAACGCTTCGTTCATTGAGGGATACGACAATTCTGAGTCATTTATTATAACTCAGGATCCGCTAGAATCTACAATACCAGATTTCTGGCGAATGATTTCCGAACAATGCGCATCGACGATAGTCATGCTCTCCGAT CTCAGCGACGGACCCCGCAAATGTCCACGATACTGGTCCGACGATGAGGTGGCGTACGATCACATAAAGGTGAGGTACATACAGAGCGAGAGTTGTCCGTACTACACAAGACGAGAGCTTTgtataattaatgaaaaaacgGACGAGAATATGATCGTGACGCAGTACCATTACCATGGATGGCCCACCGTCGAAGGGGAGGTACCCGAAGTCACGAGAGGCTTGATCGAATTGGTTGATCAGACAATATCTAATGATGTAGAATCCGGAGGTCCATTGGTCGTTCATTGCCACTGCGGATCGGACAGAAGCTCGATGTTTGTCGCCCTTAGCATTTTAGTACAACAATTACGAACGGAACGAAGGGTGGACATTTTTACAACGACAAAAAAGCTCCGCTCTCAGAGACACGGAATGATCGGCTCATTT GCTCAGTACGAGTTCCTGCATCGAGCAATCGTCAACTACTCGGACCTTCACAATCTGGGGGAAGACGAGGCAGCATCTTAA
- the LOC124181969 gene encoding tyrosine-protein phosphatase 69D-like, which produces MSRSNLALILKISSLLACFILIQRVADAKRIVSAPKTVEVEKNGMAELTCNVEGYAEDDVTWIKPNDHRNLKGRIDPFGGKDRFTTTLTVKNVKDDGVYQCLTYDEILKRSVGDNVTVKVISRRSSQPDNPTYSDGLTVTLTPYKQGGAKLEWRTRNAILPNSVEFVSIECNATGITWQNCGGISKCPKNQYCIVNKWKINATNFEIRVIVKDSNGTTYHSDPINVTPYPAFVPSIKISESTNNSINITWNKPPDAIFNDTESYEITVAGKKGRTNSLKLFKIIERLECGKTYSIKVAPCVPDSNGGCLTASEEMKADTKPCEKNISPISRPETSTIVLAIFSLYFLAKYEFN; this is translated from the exons ATGTCGCGAAGCAACTTGGCCTTGATACTCAAGATATCGTCGCTTTTAGCCTGTTTCATTTTGATCCAGCGTGTAGCCGATGCTAAACGTATTG TGAGTGCACCAAAAACCGTTGAAGTGGAAAAAAACGGAATGGCAGAATTAACATGCAATGTAGAAGGTTACGCCGAAGACGACGTTACTTGGATAAAACCCAATGATCATCGGAATTTAAAGGGTAGAATAGACCCTTTCGGTGGAAAAGATAGATTTACAACGACACTGACGGTTAAAAACGTGAAAGATGACGGAGTTTATCAATGCTTGACttatgatgaaattttgaaacgttcGGTCGGTGATAATGTCACCGTGAAAGTCATCAGTCGTCGGTCATCACAG ccTGATAATCCAACATACTCGGATGGCCTAACGGTGACATTAACACCTTACAAGCAAGGCGGTGCAAAGTTGGAATGGAGAACGCGTAATGCAATCTTGCCAAATTCAGTCGAATTCGTCAGCATAGAATGCAATGCAACCGGTATAACATGGCAAAATTGTGGAGGGATATCGAAGTGCCCGAAAAATCAGTATTGCATTGTAAacaaatggaaaattaatgCTACAAACTTTGAAATCAGGGTCATCGTGAAAGATTCTAACGGCACGACTTACCACAGTGATCCGATCAATGTTACCCCAT atCCTGCCTTTGTTCCGAGTATTAAAATCAGTGAATCTACCaataattcgataaatattacTTGGAACAAGCCACCAGACGCAATATTCAATGACACTGAATCTTACGAGATTACGGTAGCTGGGAAAAAAGGACGCACAAATTCGCTGAAGTTGTTCAAGATAATCGAAAGGCTTGAATGCGGCAAGACGTATTCGATCAAAGTTGCGCCTTGTGTTCCGGATTCAAACGGAGGTTGCCTGACTGCTAGTGAAGAAATGAAAGCCGACACGAAGCCGtgcgagaaaaatatttcgccgATTTCTCGACCAGAAACTAGTACCATAGTTCTAGCTATATTCTCGCTGTATTTCCTGGCGAAATACGAATTTAATTAA